In a single window of the Delftia tsuruhatensis genome:
- a CDS encoding RelA/SpoT family protein, which produces MKTVSSEAAVQTQPSAAAAQGSVPPVLPHLITATSQTLPEQVNALARARSFAEPLIATETMETGENTLAHADAVAAILKTIGGSETMQAAIYLVHASVHLNRPQEVISKAFGENFATLAVETNKLMRVQQQARGAELSGQYTDDEATQTENVRKMLLGFSRDLRVVLLRLASRLQTLRYYAASKRPVSPGIAREALTVFAPLANRLGIWQIKWELEDLSLRFLEPETYREVARLLDEKRVEREAYMEQMRARLEADLRAHSISATVQGRPKHIYSIVKKMRGKSLNFDQVFDIRAMRVVVPTVKDCYAALSWVHEQFTPIEAEFDDYIARPKPNGYQSLHTVVRDETGRAIEIQIRTQAMHDHAEHGVAAHWAYKEAGTKGYAGVTASSEYDAKIAVLRQLLAWGSDLAGTHHRGLFEDRIYVLTPDAAVIELPQGATPVDFAYSVHTSLGHRCRGARVDGAMVPLNTPLQNGQTVEITTVKEGRPSRDWLNADLGYLTSNRAKAKVRAWFNAQATHETVARGREAVEKLLQREGKTAVKLEELATQLGFKSADALFEVVGKDEYSLRNIETVLRPAEVEEEPEEFTLVRKARGTDSPKGGVLVVGVDSLMTQLAKCCKPAPPDDIRGFVTRGKGVSVHRADCSNFREMAARNAERVIDVAWGLPKAAAATSAVYPVDVAVEAADRQGLLRDISEVFAREKTNVIGVQTQSVKGTAWMTFTVEVADSGRLNKVLGIVAAVAGVRSARRR; this is translated from the coding sequence ATGAAGACTGTCAGCAGCGAGGCTGCGGTGCAGACGCAGCCATCGGCCGCCGCCGCGCAGGGCTCTGTGCCGCCGGTGCTGCCGCACCTGATCACGGCCACTTCGCAGACCCTGCCTGAACAGGTCAACGCGCTGGCGCGCGCGCGCAGCTTCGCCGAGCCGCTGATCGCCACCGAAACCATGGAGACCGGCGAGAACACCCTGGCACATGCCGATGCCGTGGCTGCCATCCTCAAGACCATCGGTGGCTCCGAAACGATGCAGGCCGCCATCTATCTGGTGCATGCCAGCGTGCACCTGAACCGGCCGCAGGAGGTGATCTCCAAGGCGTTTGGCGAGAACTTCGCCACGCTGGCCGTGGAAACCAACAAGCTCATGCGCGTGCAGCAGCAGGCGCGCGGTGCCGAATTGAGCGGCCAGTACACGGACGATGAGGCCACCCAGACCGAGAACGTGCGCAAGATGCTGCTGGGTTTCTCGCGGGACCTGCGCGTGGTGCTGCTGCGTCTGGCCTCTCGCCTGCAGACCCTGCGCTACTACGCCGCCAGCAAGCGGCCGGTCTCGCCCGGTATCGCGCGCGAGGCACTGACCGTGTTCGCACCGCTGGCCAACCGGCTTGGCATCTGGCAGATCAAGTGGGAGCTGGAGGATCTGTCCCTGCGCTTCCTGGAGCCCGAGACCTACCGCGAAGTGGCGCGCCTGCTCGACGAGAAGCGCGTGGAGCGCGAGGCCTACATGGAGCAGATGCGCGCGCGCCTGGAGGCCGACCTGCGCGCTCACAGCATCAGCGCCACGGTGCAGGGGCGGCCCAAGCACATCTACAGCATCGTCAAGAAGATGCGCGGCAAGTCGCTGAACTTCGACCAGGTCTTCGACATCCGCGCCATGCGCGTCGTCGTGCCCACCGTGAAGGACTGCTACGCGGCCCTGTCCTGGGTGCACGAGCAGTTCACGCCCATCGAGGCCGAGTTCGACGACTACATCGCCCGCCCCAAGCCCAACGGCTACCAATCGCTGCACACCGTGGTGCGTGACGAGACGGGGCGTGCCATCGAGATCCAGATCCGTACACAGGCCATGCACGACCATGCCGAGCATGGTGTGGCGGCCCACTGGGCCTACAAGGAGGCGGGCACCAAGGGCTATGCGGGCGTCACGGCCAGCAGCGAGTACGATGCCAAGATCGCCGTGCTGCGCCAGTTGCTGGCCTGGGGCAGCGACCTGGCGGGAACGCACCATCGCGGCCTGTTCGAGGACCGCATCTACGTGCTGACACCCGACGCCGCCGTCATCGAACTGCCCCAGGGGGCGACGCCCGTGGATTTCGCCTACTCGGTGCACACCAGCCTGGGCCACCGCTGCCGTGGTGCGCGCGTGGACGGGGCCATGGTGCCTTTGAACACGCCGTTGCAGAACGGGCAGACCGTGGAAATCACCACGGTCAAGGAAGGGCGCCCCTCGCGGGACTGGCTCAATGCCGACCTGGGCTACCTGACCAGCAACCGCGCCAAGGCCAAGGTGCGCGCCTGGTTCAATGCCCAGGCCACCCACGAGACCGTGGCGCGCGGCCGGGAGGCGGTCGAGAAGCTGTTGCAGCGCGAAGGCAAGACCGCCGTCAAGCTGGAGGAGCTGGCCACCCAGCTGGGGTTCAAGTCGGCCGATGCGCTGTTCGAGGTCGTCGGAAAGGACGAGTATTCACTGCGCAACATCGAGACTGTGCTGAGGCCCGCGGAGGTCGAGGAGGAGCCGGAGGAATTCACCCTGGTGCGCAAGGCGCGTGGTACCGATTCGCCCAAGGGCGGGGTGCTGGTCGTGGGCGTGGATTCGCTGATGACCCAACTGGCCAAGTGCTGCAAGCCGGCGCCGCCCGACGACATCCGGGGCTTCGTCACGCGGGGCAAGGGCGTGAGTGTGCACCGCGCCGACTGCTCCAACTTCCGCGAGATGGCCGCGCGCAATGCCGAGCGCGTGATCGACGTGGCCTGGGGCCTGCCCAAGGCGGCGGCCGCGACGTCGGCCGTCTATCCCGTCGATGTGGCAGTGGAGGCGGCCGACCGGCAGGGCCTGCTGCGCGATATCTCCGAGGTCTTCGCGCGCGAGAAGACCAATGTCATCGGCGTGCAGACCCAGTCGGTCAAGGGCACGGCCTGGATGACCTTCACCGTGGAGGTGGCCGACTCGGGACGCCTGAACAAGGTGCTGGGTATCGTGGCCGCCGTGGCGGGCGTGCGTTCGGCCCGGCGCAGGTGA
- a CDS encoding 3-hydroxybutyrate dehydrogenase: MLKGKTALVTGSTSGIGLGIAKALARQGANIVLNGFGDVDGPRAEVLAAGQAAGAQVAYHGADMSRVADIEDMVQYSVRNFGQIDILVNNAGIQHVARVEDFPPERWDAIIAINLSSAFHTSRLVLPMMQAADGGKGWGRIINVASVHGLVGSAQKSAYVAAKHGIVGLTKVTALENATSGVTCNAICPGWVLTPLVQKQVDAKAEQHGISNEEAKKLLLGEKEPSMQFTTPEELGELAVFFCSPAGANVRGVAWNMDGGWAAQ; encoded by the coding sequence ATGTTGAAAGGCAAGACCGCCCTCGTGACCGGCTCGACCAGCGGCATCGGCCTCGGGATCGCCAAGGCCCTGGCCCGCCAGGGCGCCAATATCGTGCTCAATGGCTTCGGCGATGTGGACGGCCCGCGCGCCGAAGTGCTGGCCGCAGGCCAGGCCGCCGGCGCCCAGGTCGCCTACCATGGCGCCGACATGAGCCGCGTCGCGGACATCGAGGACATGGTCCAGTACAGCGTGCGCAATTTCGGCCAGATCGACATCCTCGTGAACAACGCCGGCATCCAGCATGTGGCGCGCGTGGAGGACTTCCCGCCCGAGCGCTGGGACGCCATCATCGCCATCAACCTGTCCAGCGCCTTCCATACCTCGCGCCTGGTCCTGCCCATGATGCAGGCCGCCGACGGCGGCAAGGGCTGGGGCCGCATCATCAACGTGGCCTCGGTGCACGGCCTGGTGGGCTCGGCACAGAAGTCCGCCTATGTGGCGGCCAAGCACGGCATCGTCGGCCTGACCAAGGTCACGGCACTGGAGAACGCCACCTCGGGCGTGACCTGCAACGCCATCTGCCCCGGCTGGGTGCTGACGCCGCTGGTGCAAAAGCAGGTCGATGCCAAGGCCGAGCAGCACGGCATCAGCAACGAGGAGGCCAAGAAGCTGCTGCTGGGCGAGAAGGAGCCCTCGATGCAGTTCACCACGCCAGAAGAGCTGGGCGAACTGGCGGTGTTCTTCTGCTCGCCAGCTGGCGCCAACGTGCGTGGCGTGGCCTGGAACATGGATGGCGGCTGGGCGGCCCAGTAA
- a CDS encoding alpha/beta fold hydrolase, translating into MAYWEWNRTGDPHHPHVVVCVHGLSRQGRDFDTLAGRLSERARVICPDVVGRGESDWLLDPMGYQVPLYAADMLALLARVHAQAPIAQLDWVGTSMGGLIGMALAGQPGLPLPVPIRRLVLNDVGPAIEWSALERIGQYLGRQLHFADLEQAADALLLISEGFGPHSREQWLRLTQPMLRAAPRGGMELHYDPGIAAPLRQMTREMAQAGEALLWQLYDQIKARVLLVRGRHSDLLTVSTAQAMAQRGPQAHCVEFEGVGHAPTFVAAGQVELLRRFLWGEERLPSTMNLAEQAGECVE; encoded by the coding sequence ATGGCCTACTGGGAGTGGAATCGCACCGGCGACCCCCACCATCCCCATGTGGTGGTCTGCGTGCATGGACTGTCGCGCCAGGGGCGCGATTTCGACACGCTGGCCGGGCGTCTCAGCGAGCGCGCCCGTGTGATCTGCCCGGACGTGGTCGGTCGTGGGGAAAGCGACTGGCTGCTCGATCCCATGGGATACCAGGTGCCACTGTACGCCGCCGACATGCTGGCCCTGCTGGCCCGGGTCCATGCGCAGGCACCCATCGCGCAACTGGACTGGGTGGGCACCAGCATGGGAGGGCTGATCGGCATGGCGCTTGCCGGCCAGCCGGGGCTGCCGCTGCCCGTGCCGATCCGGCGCCTGGTGCTCAACGACGTGGGGCCCGCCATCGAGTGGTCGGCGCTGGAGCGCATCGGGCAGTACCTGGGCCGGCAACTGCATTTCGCCGATCTGGAACAGGCAGCCGATGCGCTGCTCTTGATTTCGGAAGGATTCGGCCCACATAGCCGTGAGCAATGGCTGCGATTGACGCAGCCTATGCTGCGCGCGGCGCCCCGGGGTGGCATGGAACTGCACTATGACCCGGGGATCGCCGCGCCCTTGCGCCAGATGACGCGGGAGATGGCGCAGGCCGGCGAGGCGTTGCTGTGGCAGCTGTATGACCAGATCAAGGCACGCGTCTTGCTTGTCCGAGGCCGGCACTCGGATCTGCTGACGGTGTCCACGGCACAGGCCATGGCGCAGCGCGGACCGCAGGCGCATTGCGTGGAATTCGAAGGAGTGGGGCATGCGCCCACTTTTGTCGCGGCGGGGCAGGTGGAGCTGCTGCGCCGGTTCTTATGGGGAGAAGAGCGCTTGCCAAGCACCATGAATCTTGCCGAGCAGGCCGGGGAGTGTGTCGAATGA